From one Desulfurococcus sp. genomic stretch:
- a CDS encoding 16S rRNA methyltransferase — protein sequence MGELKKLKIILLESALETIPPAIASHPAVLKTAGKRGKSPLDMLLDVSLHYHAMKKLPLKHKRGRPDIIHVSLLEALESPLNKEKSLEVYVHTLQGHVIFIDSSTRIPRNYNRFVGLMEQLFKEGRVPPGSPSPLLYIKTMRLPELLEDINVKGLIVLREECEHAGIKEIVGEALDGNLAVGVGGFPHGDFEEETLKYSTKCYSIYDEPLATWIVVSRIIAEAERKLGILS from the coding sequence GTGGGTGAACTGAAGAAGCTTAAGATTATACTGCTTGAGTCAGCGCTTGAAACTATTCCTCCAGCTATAGCATCGCATCCAGCTGTTCTCAAGACTGCTGGGAAGAGGGGTAAGAGCCCGTTGGATATGCTACTTGATGTAAGCCTCCACTACCATGCAATGAAAAAACTACCTTTAAAGCATAAGAGGGGGAGGCCTGACATTATTCATGTAAGCCTCTTAGAGGCACTTGAAAGCCCCCTTAACAAGGAGAAGAGTTTAGAAGTATATGTTCACACACTGCAGGGACACGTTATCTTCATAGACTCCTCTACTAGAATACCGAGAAACTACAACAGGTTTGTAGGGTTAATGGAGCAGTTATTCAAGGAGGGGCGGGTTCCACCAGGTTCACCCAGCCCCCTACTTTACATTAAAACCATGAGGCTCCCCGAGCTACTTGAAGACATTAACGTTAAAGGATTAATTGTGCTGAGAGAGGAATGCGAGCACGCCGGCATCAAGGAGATTGTAGGTGAAGCTCTAGACGGCAATCTAGCTGTAGGGGTCGGAGGGTTCCCCCACGGCGACTTTGAGGAGGAGACTCTAAAGTATTCTACTAAATGCTACTCCATATACGATGAGCCGCTTGCAACATGGATCGTAGTATCGAGGATCATAGCTGAAGCTGAGAGAAAACTTGGTATTCTCTCCTAG
- a CDS encoding protein translocase SEC61 complex subunit gamma: MNLRELVDSWRKILAIAVKPEPDEYLTILKISLLGLALVGGIAFAIRMIFYTFLYPYTG, from the coding sequence TTGAATCTTAGGGAGCTAGTAGACTCGTGGAGGAAGATTTTAGCTATTGCTGTGAAGCCTGAGCCAGACGAGTACTTAACTATACTGAAGATTAGCCTTCTAGGCCTCGCTCTAGTTGGAGGAATAGCTTTCGCTATAAGAATGATATTCTACACGTTCCTCTATCCCTACACGGGGTGA
- a CDS encoding translation initiation factor IF-6 — MEIVRMSFHGNSNIGVYAYTNNKVLLLPPGVGRSDVEELVSVLGVKAALESRIAGTPLNGVFIAGNDNAIILPRIVFEDEVEYLRSQLKDLGVDIAVHVSRSRYTALGNLLACNNKGCIASPLMDKEDLEEIRSIVGVEVIQARLMNMDIPGSILVVSDRGGVVHPDVDDQSLESIQEILAVRVERATVNAGIPFVKSGLLANNHGVVVGGNTTGPEILRVRRGFGGGE; from the coding sequence TTGGAGATAGTGAGGATGAGCTTCCACGGCAACTCTAATATAGGTGTCTACGCTTACACTAATAATAAGGTGCTACTGCTACCTCCAGGCGTGGGTAGAAGCGACGTAGAGGAGCTTGTAAGCGTTCTAGGCGTTAAAGCAGCCCTTGAATCAAGGATTGCGGGAACTCCTTTGAATGGAGTTTTTATCGCTGGAAATGATAACGCGATAATACTACCTAGAATCGTGTTCGAGGATGAAGTAGAGTACCTGCGCAGCCAGCTGAAGGATCTAGGCGTCGACATAGCAGTACACGTATCCCGCTCACGCTACACAGCGCTGGGAAATCTTCTCGCATGCAATAACAAGGGTTGTATAGCCAGCCCTCTAATGGATAAAGAAGACTTGGAGGAAATCCGCAGTATAGTTGGAGTAGAGGTTATTCAAGCCCGCTTAATGAACATGGATATACCTGGAAGCATACTCGTTGTAAGTGATAGAGGTGGAGTAGTACACCCTGATGTAGACGACCAGAGCTTAGAGTCCATTCAAGAGATCCTCGCTGTGAGAGTTGAACGCGCAACAGTTAACGCCGGCATCCCCTTCGTGAAGAGTGGTTTATTAGCTAATAATCACGGTGTAGTCGTAGGAGGAAATACAACCGGACCCGAGATACTTAGAGTGCGAAGAGGCTTCGGGGGTGGAGAGTAA
- the ftsY gene encoding signal recognition particle-docking protein FtsY, translated as MFKKLKAVFSRFIETASSFISSKEKLLEAVDELKLELLANDVAYEAAEDIALKLAKLIEEGSIKRKEDLVKALKTILLGYFEGLGNLDLVSMAAARPPLKVVFLGVNGVGKTTTIAKIAVYMRDNGFKPLMIAADTFRAGAQEQLKVHSERTGIPVFTGRYGSDPAALAYDAIKYGLNRGFNVFLVDTAGRMHVDVDLIGELKKIVRVVKPDVKILVVDALTGNDALEQARFFNEAVGVDGVVVAKVDAYEEGGVPLSIAYILRKPIIFIGVGQDYKDLKPFNPSEYVDRIISAYSE; from the coding sequence TTGTTCAAGAAGCTTAAAGCTGTTTTCTCCAGGTTCATTGAGACTGCATCAAGCTTCATATCCTCGAAGGAGAAGCTTCTAGAAGCTGTAGACGAGTTAAAACTAGAGCTTCTAGCAAACGATGTAGCCTACGAGGCAGCTGAGGATATAGCGTTAAAGCTAGCTAAGCTTATAGAAGAAGGCTCTATCAAGCGGAAAGAGGATCTCGTGAAAGCATTGAAAACCATACTCCTAGGGTACTTTGAGGGGCTAGGCAACCTGGACCTGGTATCCATGGCTGCAGCAAGACCCCCACTTAAAGTAGTCTTCCTCGGCGTGAACGGGGTCGGCAAGACCACAACGATCGCTAAGATAGCAGTCTACATGCGTGACAACGGGTTTAAACCCTTAATGATTGCTGCTGACACTTTCAGAGCCGGGGCTCAGGAGCAGCTTAAAGTACACTCTGAGAGAACAGGGATACCTGTGTTCACAGGCAGGTATGGCTCAGATCCAGCTGCACTAGCATACGATGCAATCAAATACGGGTTGAACAGGGGCTTCAACGTCTTCCTCGTGGATACTGCTGGTAGAATGCACGTAGACGTGGATTTAATCGGGGAGTTGAAGAAGATTGTGAGAGTAGTAAAGCCCGACGTGAAGATCCTGGTTGTAGACGCTTTAACAGGTAATGATGCATTAGAGCAAGCTAGATTCTTCAATGAAGCCGTCGGGGTAGATGGTGTTGTGGTAGCGAAAGTCGACGCTTACGAGGAGGGCGGGGTTCCATTAAGCATAGCTTACATCTTGAGAAAACCCATAATCTTCATCGGTGTAGGCCAGGACTACAAGGATTTAAAGCCTTTTAATCCATCCGAGTATGTCGACAGGATCATCTCTGCTTACAGCGAGTAG
- a CDS encoding 50S ribosomal protein L39e: MARFKHVARKLRLAAAFKSNSPIPVWVTIKTRLRARRGFRLRNWRRSKLKNI, from the coding sequence ATGGCTAGATTTAAGCATGTAGCTAGAAAGCTCAGGCTTGCAGCAGCCTTCAAGTCAAATAGCCCGATACCCGTATGGGTTACAATTAAAACGCGTTTAAGAGCTAGGAGAGGATTCAGGCTGAGAAACTGGAGGAGGAGTAAGCTTAAGAACATTTAG
- a CDS encoding prefoldin domain-containing protein, producing MSEDRSKGTISLEEIAARINELREYANMLASTINTYVSQQRELQLALETLKNMPDEGGSGYVVIDRLSTAMIPATISEGWSKSILVHLGLGYYLKTDKTSASEIISKKSSSLEKLIAELQRRYRVVVEELEKLQSILTQLTAGGSRLEETSGG from the coding sequence ATGAGCGAGGATAGGAGCAAGGGGACTATCTCACTTGAGGAGATAGCTGCTAGAATCAACGAGCTAAGGGAGTACGCTAACATGCTGGCGTCAACTATTAACACCTACGTCTCCCAGCAGAGGGAGCTCCAGCTAGCACTTGAAACCCTAAAGAACATGCCTGATGAAGGCGGATCGGGCTACGTGGTTATAGATCGGCTGTCAACAGCTATGATACCAGCTACTATAAGTGAGGGCTGGAGTAAAAGCATCCTAGTACACCTGGGGCTAGGGTACTACTTGAAGACAGATAAGACGAGTGCATCTGAAATAATCTCTAAGAAGAGTAGTAGCCTCGAGAAGCTTATAGCTGAGCTTCAGAGAAGATATAGGGTAGTCGTAGAGGAGCTTGAAAAACTGCAGAGCATTTTAACCCAGCTTACAGCTGGCGGGAGCAGGCTCGAGGAGACTAGTGGAGGATAA
- a CDS encoding 50S ribosomal protein L11, with translation MVEKTIRVMVEGGRATPGPPLGPTLSPYKLNIQEVVKAINDATRDFEGLTVPVEIVIDTETKKFQVRVGIPTTTALLMKEAGVKQPTGDPGHQKIGNISFEQAVKIAILKKDSLTAKTLKAAVKTILGSARSIGITVDGKDPREIQKLIDTGAYDEILSKYEEEWSKGGG, from the coding sequence ATGGTGGAGAAGACTATAAGAGTCATGGTGGAAGGAGGGCGGGCGACACCAGGGCCTCCACTAGGCCCTACTCTCTCCCCATACAAGCTGAATATTCAAGAAGTTGTTAAAGCAATCAACGATGCTACAAGAGACTTCGAGGGGCTTACAGTCCCAGTAGAGATAGTAATCGATACTGAGACGAAGAAGTTCCAGGTGCGAGTCGGGATACCTACAACTACAGCCCTCTTAATGAAGGAGGCTGGCGTCAAGCAGCCTACAGGGGATCCAGGCCACCAGAAGATAGGTAATATAAGCTTCGAGCAGGCGGTGAAAATCGCTATACTCAAGAAGGATTCACTGACAGCTAAGACACTTAAAGCGGCGGTTAAAACTATTCTAGGATCGGCTAGATCAATCGGGATAACTGTTGACGGAAAGGATCCAAGAGAAATACAGAAGCTGATTGATACTGGTGCATACGATGAAATACTCTCAAAGTACGAGGAGGAGTGGAGTAAAGGTGGTGGGTGA
- a CDS encoding ribonuclease P Rpr2/Rpp21/SNM1 subunit yields MKRDARRIARERIVLLYNLSLERARRGDYELARRYIEVMLRIAGKTGVRPPRYIRRGYCRRCYIPLIPGLTLSVRVRGRGKASRVVYRCLECGWVRRYPVKALKRRLRRE; encoded by the coding sequence ATGAAGCGGGATGCGAGGAGGATTGCCAGGGAGAGAATAGTACTACTCTACAATCTCTCTCTTGAGAGAGCTAGAAGAGGGGACTACGAGCTAGCTAGAAGGTATATTGAAGTCATGTTGAGAATCGCTGGTAAAACCGGTGTAAGACCCCCTAGGTATATTAGGAGGGGTTATTGTAGGAGGTGCTACATACCGTTAATACCGGGTTTAACCCTAAGTGTCAGGGTAAGAGGTAGAGGTAAGGCTTCTAGAGTAGTCTACAGGTGTCTGGAATGCGGTTGGGTGAGAAGGTATCCCGTGAAAGCCTTAAAGAGAAGATTAAGGAGAGAGTAG
- a CDS encoding transcription elongation factor Spt5: MAEQEGQDTREVKVYAVRTTLGRELDVALIMSTRVEEKLSRGEETSVRGIIIPPGVRGYVFIELEKLSELYSLIADIKYVKSGRPVKVSFEELERMLKPKPVIEELNVGDVVEITRGPFRGMYARVSSIDKNKNMLTVNILEAAFTIPITIPGDYVRKTSKGA, translated from the coding sequence TTGGCTGAGCAGGAGGGCCAGGATACCAGAGAAGTTAAGGTGTACGCTGTGAGGACAACTCTAGGTAGAGAGCTCGATGTAGCTTTAATCATGAGCACTAGGGTTGAAGAGAAGCTTTCAAGAGGCGAGGAGACTAGTGTCCGAGGGATAATTATACCTCCAGGTGTTAGAGGCTACGTGTTTATAGAGCTGGAAAAACTTAGCGAGCTCTACAGTCTAATAGCAGACATAAAGTACGTTAAAAGCGGGAGACCGGTGAAGGTATCCTTCGAGGAGCTTGAGAGAATGCTTAAACCTAAACCCGTCATCGAGGAACTTAACGTCGGGGATGTAGTCGAGATAACTAGAGGCCCCTTTAGAGGAATGTATGCTAGAGTATCTAGTATAGATAAGAATAAAAACATGCTCACAGTGAACATTTTAGAGGCTGCTTTCACAATACCCATAACTATTCCAGGTGATTACGTGAGGAAGACAAGTAAGGGTGCGTAG
- the rpl18a gene encoding 50S ribosomal protein L18Ae, which translates to MEVKTYRVTGYMLVSHDKYPTWQKFTKELRGINEKEVLEKLYSILGSNHKLKRYHIRVERIEEIDPSEARSHSIRHILSLERIVKP; encoded by the coding sequence ATGGAGGTTAAAACCTACAGGGTTACAGGCTACATGCTGGTGAGCCATGATAAATACCCTACATGGCAGAAGTTCACGAAGGAGCTGAGGGGGATTAACGAGAAGGAGGTTCTCGAGAAGCTCTACTCGATACTAGGCAGCAACCACAAGTTGAAGAGGTATCACATCAGAGTTGAGAGAATAGAGGAGATTGACCCGAGTGAAGCGAGAAGCCATTCTATAAGGCATATACTAAGCTTGGAGAGGATTGTAAAGCCATGA
- a CDS encoding 50S ribosomal protein L31e — protein sequence MSESKQVEKTVHVIPLKRVFFGRRSNRADRAIRLIRRYVARHFKEAERIIIDPSVNRYVWSRSREKPPRRVPVEIRFDRENKTARVLLKRVKT from the coding sequence ATGAGTGAGTCAAAGCAGGTGGAGAAGACAGTACACGTAATACCCTTAAAGAGAGTGTTCTTCGGGCGGAGATCCAATAGGGCTGATAGAGCTATTAGATTGATAAGAAGGTATGTTGCCAGGCACTTCAAGGAAGCTGAGAGAATAATAATAGATCCAAGCGTTAACAGATATGTTTGGTCGAGGAGCCGTGAGAAGCCTCCGCGACGTGTACCTGTTGAGATTAGATTCGACAGGGAGAATAAGACTGCTAGAGTACTCTTGAAGAGAGTGAAGACTTAG
- a CDS encoding YhbY family RNA-binding protein: MRLGEKVSRESLKEKIKERVAGKVDVQLGKNGVTEGFIEEVKLRLEKHGVVKIRVLKSYRSGREVSVEELAARIAAAAGGRFYETRGFTIILVKTGSSRRGILKD; this comes from the coding sequence ATGCGGTTGGGTGAGAAGGTATCCCGTGAAAGCCTTAAAGAGAAGATTAAGGAGAGAGTAGCCGGTAAAGTGGATGTTCAGCTAGGTAAAAACGGGGTTACAGAAGGCTTCATCGAGGAGGTTAAACTGAGACTTGAAAAACACGGCGTAGTTAAGATAAGAGTCCTCAAGTCGTATAGAAGTGGACGTGAGGTGAGCGTAGAGGAGCTGGCTGCGAGAATAGCTGCTGCAGCCGGCGGGAGATTCTACGAGACCAGAGGGTTCACGATAATCCTAGTTAAAACCGGGTCTTCTAGAAGAGGTATTTTAAAGGATTAA
- a CDS encoding 30S ribosomal protein S19e: MVTALEAPASKLIEKLAEYLKKEVPEVKPPEWSIFAKTGPHKEKPPSNPDWWYYRAASILRKLYKAGEPVGLTKLRREYGGRKNRGVRPERSVEASGKAIREILKQLERAQLVRRTRKGRILTPQARSLMDRLAFEIMVEESRENPELAKYLPAQVIRR; the protein is encoded by the coding sequence ATGGTTACAGCGCTTGAGGCTCCAGCTAGCAAGCTGATTGAAAAGCTAGCTGAGTACTTGAAGAAGGAGGTTCCAGAGGTTAAGCCACCCGAGTGGAGTATCTTCGCTAAGACAGGCCCGCATAAGGAGAAGCCACCAAGCAACCCTGACTGGTGGTATTATAGAGCAGCCAGTATTCTCAGAAAACTCTATAAGGCTGGCGAGCCTGTAGGCCTCACGAAGCTGAGAAGAGAGTATGGGGGGAGGAAGAACAGAGGGGTACGCCCAGAGAGGTCAGTAGAGGCATCGGGTAAAGCGATAAGAGAGATATTAAAGCAGCTTGAGAGAGCACAGCTTGTCAGGCGGACCAGGAAGGGTAGGATTCTAACACCACAGGCTAGATCCCTAATGGATAGGCTTGCATTCGAGATCATGGTTGAGGAGAGCCGAGAGAACCCGGAGCTCGCTAAGTACCTCCCCGCCCAGGTAATACGCAGGTAG
- a CDS encoding DNA-binding protein, whose translation MPAGDEYGSEYDAELEELRRRKLEELRRRMEEEKQKRAIIDATLRRILTPEARERLNNLRLVKPELASLLEEQLINLAQSGRVRIPITDEFLKKLLSEIYQQTYREPKIEFKRK comes from the coding sequence GTGCCAGCTGGAGATGAATACGGTAGCGAGTATGATGCAGAACTCGAGGAGTTGAGGAGGAGGAAGCTCGAGGAGCTACGGCGGCGCATGGAGGAAGAGAAGCAGAAGCGTGCAATCATAGATGCAACTCTAAGAAGAATACTGACACCTGAGGCTAGAGAAAGACTCAACAACTTGAGGCTCGTGAAGCCAGAGCTTGCAAGCTTGCTTGAAGAGCAACTGATAAATCTAGCGCAGAGCGGTAGAGTAAGAATACCTATAACAGATGAGTTTTTAAAGAAGCTTCTCTCAGAAATATACCAGCAGACTTACAGGGAGCCGAAGATAGAATTCAAGAGGAAATAG
- a CDS encoding 50S ribosomal protein L1: MPAYTRETIVNAIEKALKLGGERGFKQSVEMVVVLKDIDVKGQAGRIREYVVLPKGRGKERSICVVADGEIAVKAREAGARIVLTSQDLQGLTKKQAKKIVDQCDWILVRTDLMSLVGRTLGPAMGPRGKAPVPLPASADIAGLIKRYANTVVVRVKDQPQVMTSIGAADMSPSDLADNALAVLSTLESKLPSGVANIRKVVFKTTMGMPVEV, translated from the coding sequence ATGCCAGCCTACACGCGTGAAACCATAGTGAACGCTATAGAGAAAGCCTTAAAGCTAGGCGGAGAACGGGGATTCAAGCAGAGCGTGGAGATGGTAGTAGTGCTTAAGGATATCGATGTTAAAGGGCAGGCTGGGAGAATAAGGGAGTACGTAGTGCTACCTAAGGGTAGAGGGAAGGAGAGAAGTATCTGTGTTGTAGCAGACGGCGAGATAGCTGTGAAAGCCCGTGAAGCCGGGGCGAGAATCGTGCTGACAAGCCAGGATCTACAAGGTTTAACCAAGAAGCAGGCTAAGAAGATAGTGGATCAATGCGACTGGATACTTGTAAGAACAGACTTAATGTCCCTGGTGGGGCGCACTCTAGGCCCAGCAATGGGTCCAAGGGGGAAGGCACCAGTGCCTCTACCAGCATCAGCTGACATAGCTGGATTAATCAAGAGGTACGCTAATACAGTTGTTGTTAGAGTCAAGGATCAACCCCAAGTAATGACTTCAATCGGTGCAGCAGATATGAGTCCAAGCGACCTAGCTGATAACGCTCTAGCAGTACTCTCCACTCTAGAGTCAAAGCTACCCTCAGGGGTAGCTAATATTCGTAAAGTAGTATTCAAGACTACAATGGGGATGCCGGTGGAGGTGTAG